One window of the Ramlibacter henchirensis genome contains the following:
- a CDS encoding glutamine--tRNA ligase/YqeY domain fusion protein, with the protein MPFNMTSPAEKDTAKPSNFLRQIIERDLEQGNFAHRRWAGRPADAATHQAGEPDPARIRTRFPPEPNGYLHVGHAKSICLNFGLARDYGGVCHMRFDDTNPEKEEIEYVEGIKDAVRWLGFSWDAHGTSHLYHASDYFDFMYRAAEYLIEAGLAYVDEQSPEEMRANRGDFSRPGVDSPYRSRSIEENLKRFREMRDGKLADGAAVLRAKIDMASPNINMRDPALYRIKHAEHHNTGDKWCIYPMYTYAHPIEDALENITHSICTLEFEDQRPFYDWLMDRLREGGLINPPQPRQYEFARLNLTYVITSKRKLKQLVDEGHVSGWDDPRMPTIVGLRRRGYTPESLQLFSERIGVSKANGWIDFSILEAALRDDLDPKAARAMAVLDPVKLVIENWGDLMGGDDALDECSAPVHPHDESRGRRKFMFGRELWIERSDYEETPPKGFFRLFPGNKVRLKYGHVVECIGADKDASGNVVRVRAKLIPDTKSGTPGADAVKVKGNITWVGVADGLKAEVQLYDRLFSVPQPDTGEKDFLEELNPESLKVVTAYLEPSLGSAKGDEKFQFERHGYFVADRVEHGPVVGRSVFNRITGLKDSWTK; encoded by the coding sequence ATGCCCTTCAATATGACGTCTCCCGCAGAGAAAGACACCGCAAAACCCAGCAATTTCCTTCGCCAGATCATCGAACGCGACCTGGAGCAGGGAAATTTCGCACACCGGCGCTGGGCCGGCCGCCCCGCCGACGCCGCCACCCACCAGGCCGGCGAGCCCGATCCGGCCCGCATCCGCACCCGCTTCCCGCCCGAACCCAACGGCTACCTGCACGTCGGCCACGCCAAGAGCATCTGCCTCAATTTCGGCCTGGCGCGCGACTACGGCGGCGTGTGCCACATGCGCTTCGACGACACCAACCCCGAGAAGGAGGAAATCGAATACGTCGAGGGCATCAAGGACGCGGTGCGCTGGCTCGGGTTCAGCTGGGACGCGCACGGCACCAGCCACCTGTACCACGCCAGCGACTACTTCGATTTCATGTACCGCGCCGCCGAGTACCTGATCGAGGCGGGCCTGGCCTACGTGGACGAACAGTCGCCCGAGGAGATGCGCGCCAACCGCGGCGACTTCTCCCGCCCCGGCGTGGACAGCCCCTACCGCAGCCGCAGCATCGAGGAGAACCTGAAGCGCTTCCGCGAGATGCGCGACGGCAAGCTGGCCGACGGCGCCGCGGTGCTGCGCGCGAAGATCGACATGGCCAGTCCCAACATCAACATGCGGGACCCGGCCCTGTACCGCATCAAGCACGCCGAGCACCACAACACCGGCGACAAGTGGTGCATCTATCCGATGTACACCTACGCGCACCCGATCGAGGACGCGCTGGAGAACATCACCCACAGCATCTGCACGCTGGAGTTCGAGGACCAGCGGCCGTTCTACGACTGGCTGATGGACCGGCTGCGCGAAGGCGGCCTGATCAACCCGCCGCAACCGCGCCAGTACGAGTTCGCGCGCCTGAACCTCACGTACGTGATCACCAGCAAGCGCAAGCTGAAGCAGCTGGTGGACGAAGGCCACGTGAGCGGCTGGGACGACCCGCGCATGCCCACCATCGTCGGCCTGCGCCGGCGCGGCTACACGCCCGAGAGCCTGCAGCTTTTCAGCGAGCGCATCGGCGTGAGCAAGGCCAACGGCTGGATCGACTTCAGCATCCTGGAAGCCGCCCTGCGCGACGACCTCGACCCCAAGGCCGCCCGAGCGATGGCGGTGCTGGACCCGGTGAAGCTGGTCATCGAGAACTGGGGCGACCTGATGGGCGGCGACGACGCGCTGGACGAATGCAGCGCGCCGGTGCACCCCCACGACGAAAGCCGCGGCCGCCGCAAGTTCATGTTCGGCCGCGAGCTGTGGATCGAGCGCAGCGACTACGAGGAGACGCCGCCCAAGGGCTTCTTCCGGCTGTTCCCCGGCAACAAGGTGCGCCTGAAGTACGGGCACGTCGTCGAGTGCATCGGTGCGGACAAGGACGCGAGTGGCAACGTGGTGCGCGTGCGCGCGAAGCTGATCCCCGACACCAAGAGCGGCACGCCGGGCGCGGACGCGGTGAAGGTGAAGGGCAACATCACCTGGGTGGGCGTGGCCGATGGACTGAAGGCGGAAGTGCAGTTGTACGACCGCCTGTTCTCGGTGCCGCAGCCGGATACGGGGGAGAAGGACTTCCTCGAAGAACTGAACCCGGAGTCGTTGAAGGTGGTAACGGCGTACCTGGAGCCGTCGCTGGGGTCAGCGAAGGGGGATGAGAAGTTTCAGTTTGAGAGGCATGGTTATTTTGTGGCGGATCGGGTGGAGCATGGGCCAGTGGTCGGTCGATCAGTGTTCAACCGCATCACGGGCCTCAAAGACAGTTGGACCAAGTAG
- a CDS encoding 2TM domain-containing protein → MEKRLSDRDIERMARRSAGARLGWYIHAGVYVVITTALGLLSAMGGKGWAVYPALGWGAGVVIHGLVVFFLTDGRGVYERLVQQERERLSMQRDPW, encoded by the coding sequence ATGGAAAAGAGACTGAGCGATCGCGACATCGAACGCATGGCGCGCCGCAGCGCGGGCGCCCGCCTCGGCTGGTACATCCACGCCGGCGTGTACGTGGTGATCACCACGGCACTGGGCCTGCTGTCCGCGATGGGCGGCAAGGGATGGGCCGTGTACCCGGCGCTGGGTTGGGGCGCGGGCGTGGTCATCCACGGCCTGGTCGTGTTCTTCCTTACGGACGGACGCGGCGTCTACGAGCGCCTGGTGCAGCAGGAGCGCGAGCGCCTGTCGATGCAGCGCGACCCGTGGTGA
- a CDS encoding lipase family alpha/beta hydrolase produces MPTVSLRTAHQAPPLALLAMEPLRAMFDFAASRLAFAPAQQIGDGHPVVVFPGLGGAPFTTSHLRSFLSGCGFTAHCWGRGVNTGPEGDFDDWLDGLEADVRRWHAQSGRKVSLVGWSLGGIYARELAKRCPESVRQVITLGTPFASLRGSTHAETLYKFLHGDVAQLTPALDARLRECPPVPTTSVYSKTDGVVCWRGCIERKSALSESVEVEASHLGMATHPEVLRIVADRLAQPEGQWRPWRRKRLA; encoded by the coding sequence ATGCCAACAGTTTCGCTGCGCACTGCGCACCAGGCCCCTCCCCTCGCGCTGCTCGCCATGGAACCGCTGCGCGCCATGTTCGACTTCGCGGCCTCCAGACTTGCTTTCGCTCCCGCGCAGCAGATTGGTGACGGGCATCCCGTCGTCGTCTTCCCCGGGCTGGGCGGCGCGCCGTTCACCACCTCGCACCTGCGCAGTTTCCTGTCCGGCTGCGGCTTCACCGCACATTGCTGGGGACGTGGCGTGAACACCGGACCGGAGGGCGACTTCGACGACTGGCTGGACGGGCTGGAAGCCGACGTGCGCCGCTGGCATGCGCAGAGCGGCCGCAAGGTGAGCCTGGTCGGCTGGAGCCTGGGCGGCATCTACGCCCGCGAACTGGCCAAGCGCTGCCCCGAAAGCGTGCGGCAGGTCATCACGCTCGGCACGCCGTTCGCGTCACTGCGCGGCAGCACGCATGCGGAGACGCTCTACAAATTCCTGCATGGCGACGTGGCGCAGCTCACCCCGGCCCTGGACGCGAGGCTGCGCGAATGTCCGCCCGTGCCCACCACCTCGGTCTACAGCAAGACCGACGGCGTGGTGTGCTGGCGCGGCTGCATCGAGCGCAAGTCGGCGCTGTCGGAGAGCGTGGAGGTGGAGGCGAGCCACCTGGGAATGGCGACGCACCCGGAGGTGCTGCGGATCGTCGCGGATCGCCTCGCGCAGCCCGAGGGGCAGTGGCGGCCGTGGAGGCGCAAGCGGCTGGCTTGA
- a CDS encoding alpha/beta fold hydrolase: MALVVFSHANSFPAATYGVLFRQLRSRGFTVRAVDKFGHDERYPVTDNWPHLVQQLHDFAEREVAKAGEPAFLVGHSLGGILSLMCAARHPQLARGVLLLDSPAIGGWKAKALGAAKSTQLVGSISPGRISRKRRNRWPSAEDALEHFRHKKAFARWDEQVLHDYVHHCTHEQDGERVLGFDRDIETAIYNTLPHHLEGVLRRHPLRCPAAFIGGLQSQELRQVGLAMTTQVTQGRMTMLDGSHLFPMEKPLATAAAIEASLRSLESSP, encoded by the coding sequence TTGGCCCTCGTCGTCTTCTCCCACGCCAACAGCTTTCCCGCCGCGACGTACGGCGTCCTCTTCAGGCAGCTTCGCTCGCGCGGATTCACCGTCAGGGCCGTCGATAAGTTCGGCCATGACGAACGCTACCCGGTCACCGACAACTGGCCGCACCTGGTGCAGCAGCTGCACGACTTCGCCGAGCGCGAGGTGGCGAAGGCGGGCGAACCGGCCTTCCTGGTCGGCCACTCGCTGGGCGGCATCCTGAGCCTGATGTGCGCGGCCCGGCATCCCCAGCTCGCGCGCGGCGTGCTCCTGCTGGATTCGCCGGCGATCGGCGGCTGGAAGGCCAAGGCGCTGGGCGCGGCCAAGTCGACGCAGCTGGTGGGCTCGATCTCGCCCGGCCGCATCAGCCGCAAGCGCCGCAACCGCTGGCCGAGCGCCGAAGACGCGCTCGAGCACTTCCGCCACAAGAAGGCCTTCGCCCGCTGGGACGAGCAGGTGCTGCACGACTACGTGCACCACTGCACGCACGAGCAGGACGGCGAGCGCGTCCTCGGCTTCGACCGCGACATCGAGACGGCCATCTACAACACGCTGCCGCACCACCTGGAAGGCGTGCTCAGGCGTCATCCGCTGCGCTGCCCCGCCGCCTTCATCGGCGGGCTGCAGTCGCAGGAGCTGCGGCAGGTCGGGCTGGCGATGACCACGCAGGTCACGCAGGGCCGGATGACGATGCTGGACGGCAGCCACCTGTTCCCGATGGAGAAGCCGCTCGCCACGGCGGCGGCCATCGAGGCCTCGCTGCGTTCTTTGGAGAGTTCTCCCTAA
- a CDS encoding sensor histidine kinase: MSAPPADRPLPLFPVVRIDPRAKLRHLLQTWLFCIAIAVLQYAFEPNKPFLPNLAFSVSIGSFSWAVVDLGRHFFPSSRETGWPDRLPGLVLVLAGIAAGYLGGTSLGDALCRTFGWYGEVAPVHSATDRRSALLITTMAGIVASYYFYSVSRGHYLERQMAEARRHADEARLKLLETQLEPHMLFNTLANLRALIAVDPPRAQRMLDHMIAYLRATLDASRATTHPLQVEFDRVRDYLELMAIRMGPRLSYELDLPQELAQHPVPTLLLQPLVENAIQHGLEPKVEGGRLTVQARSDGGELVVVVSDTGVGLSGPVAQGHGFGLTQVRERLTTLYGPAARLSLDPLPSAPGEGWGGDTHGAQVTIRLPLRTQ, encoded by the coding sequence ATGTCCGCCCCGCCCGCCGACCGCCCGCTGCCGCTGTTCCCGGTCGTCCGCATCGATCCGCGGGCGAAGCTGCGGCACCTGCTGCAGACCTGGCTGTTCTGCATCGCCATCGCGGTGCTGCAGTACGCCTTCGAGCCGAACAAGCCCTTCCTGCCGAACCTGGCGTTCTCGGTCTCGATCGGCAGCTTCAGCTGGGCGGTGGTGGACCTGGGAAGGCACTTCTTTCCCTCCTCTCGCGAGACCGGCTGGCCCGACCGGCTGCCCGGCTTGGTGCTGGTGCTGGCGGGGATCGCGGCGGGCTATCTGGGCGGCACGTCGCTCGGCGATGCGCTGTGCCGCACCTTCGGCTGGTACGGCGAAGTCGCACCGGTGCACAGCGCGACCGACCGCCGCTCGGCGCTGCTCATCACCACGATGGCGGGCATCGTCGCCAGCTACTACTTCTACAGCGTCAGCCGCGGCCACTACCTCGAACGACAGATGGCCGAAGCGCGCCGCCACGCCGACGAGGCGCGCCTGAAGCTGCTGGAGACGCAGCTCGAACCACACATGCTGTTCAACACGCTGGCCAACCTGCGCGCGCTGATCGCGGTCGACCCGCCGCGCGCGCAGCGCATGCTGGACCACATGATCGCGTACCTGCGCGCCACGCTGGACGCCTCGCGTGCCACCACGCATCCGCTGCAGGTGGAGTTCGACCGCGTGCGCGACTACCTGGAGCTGATGGCCATCCGCATGGGTCCGCGTCTGTCGTACGAGCTCGATCTGCCGCAGGAGCTTGCGCAGCACCCGGTGCCCACGCTGCTGCTGCAGCCGCTGGTGGAGAACGCGATCCAGCACGGACTGGAGCCGAAGGTCGAAGGCGGCCGGCTCACGGTGCAGGCGCGTTCCGACGGCGGCGAACTGGTGGTCGTGGTCAGCGACACGGGCGTGGGCCTGTCCGGCCCGGTGGCGCAAGGCCATGGCTTCGGACTCACGCAGGTGCGAGAGCGGCTCACTACCCTGTACGGCCCCGCGGCGCGCCTCTCCCTCGACCCGCTCCCTTCCGCACCGGGGGAAGGCTGGGGTGGGGACACGCACGGGGCCCAGGTCACCATCCGGCTGCCTCTTCGCACCCAATGA
- a CDS encoding alpha/beta hydrolase produces MLHPQAQALLRLIEEKGIPPTHTLTPEKAREYYLVRRAVTQPDPPEVALARDLAAPGAAGDIPLRLYRPLGAAPSKVLPVLVYYHGGGWVIGNRDSHDVLCRQLANGSGCAVVSVDYRMGPENRFPAAVDDSIAATRWVHEHAAELKLDPARLAVGGDSAGGNLAAVVALDARDRGGLPIVFQLLIYPATDQRRGWPSHQTNGQGYLLTRDTITYFHDHYIDDPKKDLDWRASPLLHADHSRLPPAFVLIAGYDPLRDEGLAYAQKLTEAGNRSALVNFERQIHGFITMGRVIDEAHVAVQLCAAQLREALRPE; encoded by the coding sequence ATGCTGCACCCCCAGGCCCAGGCGCTGCTGCGCCTGATCGAGGAAAAGGGCATCCCGCCCACCCACACGCTCACCCCGGAGAAGGCGCGCGAGTACTACCTCGTGCGCCGCGCCGTGACCCAGCCCGACCCGCCCGAGGTGGCGCTGGCTCGCGACCTGGCCGCGCCGGGCGCGGCCGGCGACATCCCGCTGCGGCTCTACAGGCCGCTGGGCGCCGCGCCGTCGAAGGTGCTGCCGGTGCTGGTGTACTACCACGGCGGCGGCTGGGTGATCGGCAACCGCGACTCGCATGACGTGCTGTGCCGGCAGCTGGCCAATGGATCGGGCTGCGCGGTCGTGTCGGTCGACTACCGCATGGGCCCGGAGAACCGTTTTCCGGCGGCGGTGGACGATTCGATCGCAGCGACGCGCTGGGTGCACGAGCACGCCGCGGAGCTGAAGCTCGATCCCGCCCGACTGGCCGTCGGCGGCGACAGCGCGGGCGGCAACCTGGCGGCCGTCGTCGCGCTGGACGCACGCGACCGCGGCGGCTTGCCCATCGTGTTCCAGCTCCTGATCTACCCGGCGACCGACCAGCGCCGCGGCTGGCCTTCGCATCAGACGAACGGACAGGGCTACCTGCTCACGCGGGACACGATCACGTACTTCCACGACCACTACATCGACGATCCGAAGAAGGACCTGGACTGGCGCGCGTCACCGCTGCTGCATGCGGACCATTCGCGGCTGCCGCCCGCCTTCGTGCTGATCGCGGGCTACGACCCGCTGCGCGATGAAGGCCTGGCCTACGCGCAGAAGCTCACCGAGGCGGGCAACCGGTCGGCGCTGGTCAACTTCGAGCGGCAGATCCACGGCTTCATCACCATGGGCCGCGTCATCGACGAGGCCCATGTCGCCGTGCAGTTGTGCGCGGCGCAGCTGCGCGAGGCACTGCGCCCGGAGTGA
- a CDS encoding DUF2306 domain-containing protein, producing the protein MELTPLIAVHMTSALLAVATGPVALWARRAGAQRPRLHRAFGYAWVTLMLVTAISALFIRDFELPNIAGYTPIHLLVPVTLISLFGAFYKLAHGNIAGHRMVMRNLYFGACVVAGAFTLLPNRYLGQLVWSSVGLI; encoded by the coding sequence ATGGAACTCACCCCCCTCATCGCCGTCCACATGACGTCCGCGCTGCTGGCGGTCGCCACCGGACCCGTCGCGCTGTGGGCCCGCCGCGCGGGCGCGCAGAGGCCCCGGCTGCACCGCGCCTTCGGCTACGCCTGGGTCACGCTGATGCTGGTCACCGCGATCTCGGCGCTGTTCATCCGCGACTTCGAGCTGCCCAACATCGCCGGCTACACGCCGATCCACCTGCTGGTGCCGGTGACGCTGATCAGCCTGTTCGGCGCCTTCTACAAGCTGGCCCACGGCAACATCGCCGGCCACCGGATGGTGATGCGCAACCTGTACTTCGGTGCGTGCGTCGTAGCCGGCGCGTTCACCCTGCTTCCCAACCGCTACCTGGGCCAGCTGGTCTGGAGCAGCGTCGGCCTGATCTGA
- a CDS encoding thiamine pyrophosphate-requiring protein, with product MGKTVGDQILERLHAWGVRRVFGYPGDGINGLIGAFGRMGDRMQFVQARHEELAAFEACAHAKFTGEVGVCLATSGPGAIHLLNGLYDAKADHQPVVAIVGQQARTAMGGDYQQEVDLAALFKDVAHEYVQTAMAPGQVRHLIDRAMRIARDQRTVTCVIVPHDLQEEAAVETPPREHGTVHTGIGMTGEAQVPSQAALQAAADVLNAGQRVAILVGAGALHAGEEVLEAANCLGAGIAKALLGKAAVPDDLPYVTGSIGLLGTQPSWELMEGCDTLLMVGSSFPYSEFLPKEGAARGVQIDLDSRRLGLRYPMEVNLVGDAKLTLRALLPLIEPKQDRSWREQVEAGVARWWKVMEERAMSDARPINPQRVFWELSSRLPDEAIVTCDSGTVAGWYARDLKFRVGMMGSVSGGLASMGCAMPYALAAKLAYPKRPVFALLGDGAMQMIGLNALITVADRWKQWDDPRLIVMVLNNGDLNMVTWEQRATAGDPRFDASQLLPAFPYAEYAKMLGLRGIRVDRPEQVGLAWEEAVASDRPVLLDMVTDPNVMPIPPHVTAKQTKSYLSALWKGDAEAVATLKATAREWWASVTTR from the coding sequence ATGGGCAAGACAGTGGGCGACCAGATCCTCGAGCGCCTGCACGCGTGGGGCGTGCGGCGTGTGTTCGGCTATCCCGGTGATGGCATCAACGGCTTGATCGGCGCCTTCGGCCGCATGGGCGATCGCATGCAGTTCGTGCAGGCGCGCCATGAGGAGCTCGCCGCATTCGAAGCGTGCGCGCATGCCAAGTTCACCGGCGAAGTCGGCGTGTGCCTGGCCACCTCGGGCCCCGGCGCGATCCATCTGCTCAATGGCTTGTACGACGCGAAGGCCGATCACCAGCCGGTGGTGGCGATCGTCGGCCAGCAGGCCCGCACCGCGATGGGTGGGGACTACCAGCAGGAGGTGGACCTCGCGGCGCTGTTCAAGGACGTGGCGCACGAGTACGTGCAGACCGCGATGGCGCCCGGCCAGGTGCGGCACCTGATCGATCGCGCGATGCGCATCGCGCGCGACCAGCGCACCGTGACATGCGTGATCGTGCCGCACGACCTGCAGGAGGAAGCCGCGGTGGAGACGCCGCCGCGCGAGCACGGCACGGTGCACACCGGCATCGGCATGACGGGCGAGGCGCAGGTGCCCTCGCAGGCGGCGCTGCAGGCCGCGGCCGACGTGCTCAATGCGGGTCAGCGTGTCGCGATCCTCGTTGGCGCGGGTGCGCTGCACGCGGGCGAGGAGGTGCTGGAAGCCGCCAACTGCCTCGGCGCCGGCATCGCCAAGGCGCTGCTCGGGAAGGCGGCCGTGCCCGACGACCTGCCGTATGTCACCGGATCGATCGGCCTGCTCGGCACGCAACCGAGCTGGGAGTTGATGGAAGGCTGCGACACGCTGCTGATGGTGGGATCGAGCTTCCCGTATTCGGAGTTCCTGCCCAAGGAGGGCGCCGCTCGCGGCGTGCAGATCGACCTGGACAGCCGGCGGCTGGGCCTTCGCTATCCGATGGAGGTGAACCTCGTCGGCGACGCCAAGCTCACGTTGCGCGCGCTGCTGCCGTTGATCGAACCCAAGCAGGACCGCAGCTGGCGCGAGCAGGTCGAGGCCGGCGTGGCGCGCTGGTGGAAGGTGATGGAAGAGCGCGCGATGAGCGACGCGCGCCCCATCAATCCGCAACGCGTGTTCTGGGAGCTGTCGTCGCGGTTGCCGGATGAGGCCATCGTCACGTGCGATTCGGGCACGGTCGCGGGCTGGTACGCGCGCGACCTGAAGTTCCGCGTGGGGATGATGGGCTCGGTATCCGGAGGACTCGCGTCGATGGGTTGCGCGATGCCGTACGCGCTGGCGGCGAAGCTCGCTTATCCCAAGCGGCCGGTGTTCGCGCTGCTGGGTGACGGCGCGATGCAGATGATCGGCCTCAATGCGCTCATCACGGTGGCGGATCGCTGGAAGCAGTGGGACGACCCGCGCCTGATCGTCATGGTGCTCAACAACGGTGACCTCAACATGGTCACCTGGGAGCAGCGCGCCACCGCCGGCGACCCGCGCTTCGACGCGTCGCAGTTGCTGCCTGCGTTCCCCTATGCCGAATACGCGAAGATGCTGGGCCTGCGCGGCATCCGGGTCGACCGGCCGGAGCAGGTCGGCCTGGCCTGGGAAGAGGCCGTGGCGTCCGACCGGCCGGTGCTGCTGGACATGGTGACCGATCCCAACGTGATGCCGATCCCGCCGCATGTGACGGCGAAGCAGACGAAGTCGTATCTGTCGGCGCTGTGGAAGGGGGATGCGGAGGCGGTGGCCACGTTGAAGGCGACGGCGCGGGAGTGGTGGGCGTCGGTGACGACGCGGTAG
- a CDS encoding LytR/AlgR family response regulator transcription factor, which yields MTSPTAVIAEDEPLLAQALQSELSRAWPQLQVVATVGDGVSAVREALGRKPDVLFFDIRMPGMGGLEAAAQLADDWPAGEAFPALVFVTAYDQYAVQAFEAQAVDYVLKPVQPERLARTVARLKDQLARRQGDDQGLDAAVERLRHLLTAPPTPAAPLKVIQAGVGQGIRMVPVSEVIVFEAADKYVRVLTAAQEYLIRTPLKDLLPQLDPHEFWQVHRGTVVRASAIESVTRDEAGKLHLTLRGRREKLPVSRLYAHLFKAM from the coding sequence ATGACTTCCCCCACCGCCGTCATCGCCGAAGACGAACCGCTGCTGGCGCAGGCGTTGCAGTCCGAACTCTCGCGCGCCTGGCCGCAGCTCCAGGTTGTCGCGACCGTCGGCGACGGCGTATCGGCCGTGCGCGAGGCCCTCGGACGAAAACCCGACGTGCTGTTCTTCGACATCCGCATGCCGGGCATGGGCGGGCTCGAAGCCGCCGCGCAGCTCGCGGACGACTGGCCCGCCGGCGAGGCCTTCCCGGCGCTGGTGTTCGTCACCGCCTACGACCAGTACGCGGTGCAGGCCTTCGAGGCGCAGGCGGTCGACTACGTGCTCAAGCCGGTGCAACCGGAGCGTCTCGCCCGCACGGTGGCGCGACTGAAGGATCAGCTCGCGCGCCGGCAGGGTGACGACCAGGGCCTGGACGCGGCCGTGGAGCGCTTGCGGCACCTGCTCACCGCGCCGCCCACGCCCGCTGCTCCGCTGAAGGTGATCCAGGCCGGCGTCGGACAGGGCATCCGCATGGTTCCGGTGAGCGAGGTGATCGTCTTCGAGGCCGCCGACAAGTACGTGCGGGTGCTGACCGCGGCCCAGGAATACCTCATCCGCACGCCGCTGAAGGACCTGCTGCCGCAGCTCGATCCCCACGAGTTCTGGCAAGTGCACCGCGGCACCGTGGTGCGGGCTTCGGCGATCGAATCGGTCACCCGCGATGAGGCGGGCAAGCTGCACCTCACGCTGCGCGGCCGGCGGGAGAAGCTGCCGGTGAGCCGGCTGTACGCGCATCTGTTCAAGGCGATGTGA
- a CDS encoding class I SAM-dependent methyltransferase: MHPIRRHLLAAASASLLLPPLLSSCAQPRPRDVYSPIVGQDGKDAMWVPTPDAVVERMLDMAEVKRGDRVVDLGSGDGTIVIAAARRGARARGIEYDANLVALSRRNARQAGVQADFVQGDIFQSDFSDADVVTLYLMPEMNERLLPTLLDMKPGTRVASHQFGIGHWPPDRTDEVAGRFAHLWIVPAKVGGTWTARVDGEPPLQVELRQNFQKLEGDALVAGERFELALPRLRGPAIRFDVRGGPAGTMRFEGTADNGGRINGTVLTAGAHPRPFTATRA; encoded by the coding sequence ATGCACCCCATCCGCCGCCACCTCCTCGCCGCCGCCTCCGCCTCCCTCCTCCTCCCCCCCCTCCTCTCCAGCTGCGCCCAACCCCGCCCCCGCGACGTCTACTCCCCCATCGTCGGCCAGGACGGCAAGGACGCGATGTGGGTGCCGACGCCGGACGCGGTGGTGGAGCGGATGCTGGACATGGCCGAGGTGAAGCGCGGCGACCGGGTGGTGGACCTGGGGTCGGGCGACGGCACGATCGTCATTGCGGCGGCAAGGCGAGGCGCGCGCGCCCGGGGCATCGAATACGACGCGAACCTGGTGGCCCTGTCCCGCCGCAATGCGCGGCAAGCGGGCGTGCAGGCCGATTTCGTGCAGGGCGACATCTTCCAGTCCGACTTCTCCGACGCCGACGTGGTCACGCTGTACCTGATGCCCGAAATGAACGAGCGGCTGCTTCCGACCCTGCTGGACATGAAGCCCGGCACGCGCGTCGCCTCGCACCAATTCGGCATCGGCCACTGGCCGCCGGACCGCACGGACGAAGTGGCGGGCCGCTTCGCGCACCTGTGGATCGTGCCCGCCAAGGTCGGCGGCACCTGGACGGCCCGGGTGGACGGGGAGCCGCCGCTGCAAGTGGAGCTTCGGCAGAACTTCCAGAAGCTGGAGGGTGACGCGCTGGTCGCCGGCGAGCGGTTCGAACTGGCACTCCCTCGCCTGCGCGGGCCGGCCATTCGCTTCGACGTCCGGGGTGGTCCCGCCGGGACGATGCGCTTCGAGGGCACGGCCGACAACGGCGGCCGCATTAACGGCACGGTGCTCACGGCCGGAGCGCATCCCAGGCCGTTCACCGCCACGCGGGCGTGA
- a CDS encoding undecaprenyl-diphosphate phosphatase has translation MEAVLLAKAAIMGVVEGLTEFLPISSTGHLILAGALLGFDDEKAKVFDIAIQTGAILAVIIVYWQKISTTVAALPTQDQARRFSLNVLIAFVPAVLLGLVLGKAIKENLFTPAVVASTFILGGLVILWAERRQQASVRIADVDQMSALDAIKVGLVQCVAMIPGTSRSGATIIGGMLLGLSRKAATDFSFYLAIPTLIGAGAYSLYKDRGLLSAQDLPMFSVGLVFSFVSAWACVRWLLRYISSHSFTPFAWYRIAFGIVVLLTSGMGWVEWHA, from the coding sequence GTGGAAGCAGTCCTGCTGGCCAAGGCCGCGATCATGGGTGTGGTGGAGGGGCTCACCGAGTTCCTGCCGATCTCCAGCACCGGCCACCTGATCCTGGCGGGCGCGCTGCTCGGTTTCGACGACGAGAAGGCCAAGGTCTTCGACATCGCGATCCAGACCGGCGCCATCCTTGCGGTCATCATCGTCTACTGGCAGAAGATCAGCACGACGGTGGCGGCGCTGCCCACCCAGGACCAGGCGCGGCGCTTCTCGCTGAACGTGTTGATCGCCTTCGTGCCGGCCGTGCTGCTGGGCCTGGTGCTCGGCAAGGCGATCAAGGAAAACCTGTTCACGCCCGCGGTGGTCGCCAGCACCTTCATCCTGGGCGGGCTGGTGATCCTGTGGGCCGAGCGCCGCCAGCAGGCTTCCGTGCGCATCGCGGACGTCGACCAGATGAGCGCACTGGACGCCATCAAGGTCGGCCTGGTGCAGTGCGTGGCCATGATCCCGGGCACCAGCCGCAGCGGCGCCACCATCATCGGCGGCATGCTGCTGGGCTTGTCGCGCAAGGCGGCGACGGACTTCTCGTTCTATCTCGCCATCCCCACGCTCATCGGCGCGGGCGCGTACAGCCTCTACAAGGACCGCGGCCTGCTCTCGGCGCAGGACCTGCCGATGTTCAGCGTCGGGCTGGTGTTCTCTTTCGTGAGCGCCTGGGCGTGCGTGCGCTGGCTCCTGCGCTACATCTCCAGCCACAGCTTCACGCCCTTCGCCTGGTACCGCATCGCCTTCGGCATCGTGGTGCTGCTGACCTCGGGCATGGGCTGGGTCGAGTGGCATGCGTGA